The Anoplolepis gracilipes chromosome 5, ASM4749672v1, whole genome shotgun sequence region aataaaaatataaattatttttattattatattaatctatgGCGAATAACAAAGAAATTGAATTTGTGTCAACttgttgaattttatatgACAATCATCTTAATTTACGATGTACAGCACGTTAAATAATAGACACTACAAAGAAATGACTTACTTTGTAGTGTCagtaaaaattgacaaaagataaaaatgcatgtacaatttaataaattaaatatttaccaaGATAAATGCATcgacttaaatatatacagatttgttaaataatgtaacaagAATTGACacttatttttactttgtttCATCAAAAAATTGTGCTCATCGATAAATCATCGAAATACAGAGAATCAAAGTTtaacaaattgaaatatgatctgccttaaaattttatcagagaAGTCAAAAATgtgtcgaaaaatataaaaaccaatttaatatttttttgtgaagCCATTCATACATTTTGCAAAAAGTCAATATTAGGGCGCGCCATATGCGATACTACGATagcgaataaattaattagaaatggAACAATTAGCGAAATTATTCGacaaatatactttttgtGCTAATggaaaatgcatataatacGAGATGATGTAATACTCACTTTTAGCAGGGAGGTTGACATTCTGTCGAGGAAATCCTTCGTGAATCGCGCCGTATCGTCGCCACATTGACGGCGTACTGTGTGATGAGAGCATTCCAAGTACTCTGTGAAGGCGCTGTAAACACAAATAAATACCCCACATTCTATTGAAAATCCCTTTTCAAACGTTCACAAAATTGGATAAAACACGCGGTTACCAATTTGCGTTTGCAAAATGCTAGCGGACGTAACAATTCGAAATACAAAGGGAGAATACAAATTGCAGAAATCGTATTATcgtatgaaattattatcgcaaatttttttttaaacgcacTTTTCTTatacgcatatatttttttcttttcttttccattATTCTTTCGTgatactatattaaaaatgtaaaacttgTAGTTTTTTTCGCGCAGAACGAAattccattaattttttttaattcgcccATTTTTGCCGATTGaatgacattatttatttatttatttatttatttttttttttttaccttggCGCGGGAACTCTCGCGACAGCCGAAAATTTGACAGAGAAACAAACTGATGCGCGAGAAATGTGTTTTTGCGGATCCGTTATCCACTTTCGGGTCGGCATCGCACTACTTACGTCGCCCACTCCTCGTTCTAACCCTTtccgcgagagagaaagagagagagagagagagagagagaggcgcaAGTTCAAAAGCTGCAGTAGACCGTGGCAGAGATACGCTAATGACATTAcgtctctctcccccctccccttgTGTGTACAGGCATCAGCGTGAAACTTCCGACCTAAAGGACTGATTACACTCTTTTTGCGCGAGTCCTTTGAGCAACGCCCGTCGTTATTAATGCAGTTGTTTCGCCCGGCGAGCTCTTAAGTGTTAAATTATCACAGTCGAGGGGATTTTGACATCCTTTTGCGCTAATGCGAAACGCCGGAATTTCAAGTATTGCTTAATAAACCTATTTGTTCGTATTTCGTGCTTTTACCCGCTCCTTCGTGTCATATCTCAATTCGATTTCCCCTTAGCGAATTTAATAATCTAGAAAAGGGTTGACAATACTGGCATGGCAGaaacccccccccccccgccccccATTGTGCTCTCAAAACACGAGAATGCAACGTAATTGGGAATTTAATGTGGTATGcttgctttatttattttttttttttttttgcatcttAAATCGATTTCCTCAAATTATCAACATAATTgcagatcaattttttttaatgagccATCAGTCGTAAAGCTCAGAAACTCGAACAATCTAGTTTACGATTACgagaaatgattttattatgaaatcgcaattattcttctttcaagcaaatatatttagaataagtatatatttgtctattgttgaagtaaatttttgcataaacGTTCTCtttttgtaagataaaaatgttagaCTATTTCATTCTATTTTCATGAACGGAAAAGTTGATAATCCATAGGGGCGTGATAGAATTCAGATAAAACAATGGCGATAGAATCTACATTTTGAAAAGTGACTAGGTCAAATTGACTCGCGCTTTGAGTTCCAAGGTTTACCTCCGCGTTGCCAAGCTAACAAACTTTCCCGGATAAGCAAATGGACCGTGAACGCATCCTATTTATAAAGATGAAAATTCCGGTCAAACTTGTATaccaatttttcatataaattttataatggtATCATTTCATTGATAATTACAATCAAATTAATCCCTCCGAAAAAAGCGCAATCTTACATAAATCTTGTAGTACTTTGGATcacgtatcttttttttttctttttttttttttttttttttttccctcaaCTGTGTTTATGCAtcatttttacacattatttttcaattctttattaCCGgtttaaatctttgaaataattaaccgCAATTTTGtcgcgataaatatttatttcgtattGTTTCCGcgtaaatgcaaaaaaaaaaaaaattgttcttcGACTTACCAGCAAAGGGACTTGAGATCTTCTTGCGTAGCAATTGTGCGATTTGAAGCCTTTTCCATCTCCAGCGTAGTCTTCTGATACGTTTTGTAACACATCTCGTACTCGGCTTTGACTTTTTGCATGCATGGGGCGTGCTTCAAGAATTCTGCaaacagaaaattttatttcttccatTGGACGATTGCATGTTGACCGGAATACGGGAATCGATAATGAAATTCCGCGGTCAATCAGGCCACGATTTTGCGCCGGAAAATGTacaatctaatattaaaactaaaaataaagaagaaaatacgTACAATTACTAACTTGAATAAATGATGGCTTTAATTTATAACGACgaaatcagaaaaataataaaatcacatatttcactacaaaaaaataaaaaaaataaaaaaaaaaaaaaaaacaagtataTAATCCGATTATTTCCACGCGCAGAAGTGAAAAGTCGAAATCGATTACGCGACAGAATCTTGCTTTTATTCCCGAGTCTATTCCTAGAAAAACAACTCGACTTTATGTGGGCGCGTTCTATAATTACAAGAGCGTACAAGAGCGTAGGTAGATCGTTGACTGACGCACTAATCATCTGCCGTCGTCTTTTGTGATCATGGTTTTATAGATGAAGAgcgcttttctctctctctagccGTCTTGTTTACGATAGACGAGTTTCACGTCACGCGCGCCAGTATACATCGGAGAAATCGATATTACTCTCCTTGCTAACGATTCATTATGTTACACGGTACTCTCCTCTCCGCCAGAGAGGAGAGTACATTATGAAGAGTCATGCCTGCTCGATCGACCCGCGGACAATCTATGCGATATTCCTGTAATCTCGAGAGTGCCGGATGCATTATTGACTCTAGTGCCATCACTGACTGAAGACCGACAGTTTGGAATTGCATTGATACCCGGCGATGCCGCTTGCCCAATTGACAAACGGGCCCCGTTGGCTTTTGCACGCATCGTTATTCTCGCCGATCTAccattatatagttttatacaaaagatgAATCTTTCGAACGAGAGAAGCcgaaatatatcatttaatcgAAACCCTccgttataaattaatatcgcacttttaatacaaaaagcTTCATTCTCTATTATTTCGGTGCAACGAGTGTCTCTAATTACCGGGCTCTTCAATTCTCTgcatttctctttaatttcgcatatttaatttcatcttttttttttctgcatttaAAATGCTGAAATTGTGTACACTTGTAACGTTTTGAATATATGGTACGTGAAAGCGtttagctaaaaaaaaaaaaaaagaaaaaaaagaaagatctcCGCTTTTTCAccaaagatttatatttgtgatatttaaaataattcttcttttttctctaattttcaCAACTTTTGTCAGCCGCTCTTACGactgagttttttttttttttttttttcatcaaaaacgttttaatcgattttaataatttaaacaggAGTGCACTTACCGTCTTGATATGGGCCGTCGTGGCAGAGTTCCATGATAGCCTTGTTGGTGCCGGTATAGAGCGAGTTGAAATGCTCCCTCTGCTTCTCCTTCATGCAATTGATCGTGTACCTTGTGATGCATTTCATACCGGCCTCGAGGTCGCTGCAACGAAAGCGGGAAATAATcgttattatagatattatatagatatatttattgtttttaggaccggaaaaaaataaatatggaaGTCTACCAACTTATTAATAGGATCAACTAAGCGTGGAGAAAATCGCAATTACCGACGACATTATATCGCATATCGCCAAGTCTGCCGCCTCTGACGTTCGAGCCGGCAGGAATAACTTTATTGGGCAATGTAAACAGAGTGTCTGCCAATCCGATTGAACCGGTCATTGCAtagagtaattatattttgttgaaaataattgaaaaattttttatcacttttatttatttttattatattaatattctttataaatttaatggaaTTAATCTaacaagattaaattattaaatcgtaaaaACGCATAGCGCTCGGAGAAGAATATTGGGATGACATTTTACTTGTAATCATCTCTGTGACAGATGTAtctaatagtaaaataattgtcaGAGCTTTTCTCCTTTGTTTcctttttacaagatatttatttgcttaacggataaaataataatacagagTTGATTTATACTAAAGGATATAACACGATTGTTTTTAATTCTACTcagtaaaatattgataatttttattataaaaattttatatataatgtataacattatatataaataagcagacgctatattaaatatcttctaGACGTCGTCTTCTCTCCGAAACACAATTGAGTGTTACGCATTTCTTCCGATTCGATTGATACGAGATTCAAAGACTATTGGATACGCACGCAATTCTCTCGCAAGAATCTATTATTGAACTATACGAGAAACAGAAGCCGGGTCGCATCTCGCGAGACAAACTTCTCGTCAGTTGCcattataaatatgacatCACAAACATTAGATTGACTCTCAGATCCATCTGTTGAACCGTATCGCCTATCAAGATTCTTCTCAGCTGAGTTTCTCGACGACTATAAACACGAACCAATATTACGATCTTATCTCGAATAAAAAGACGCGAAAGACACGAGAAGAAAATCGATATTTCTTCTGCACAACGTGTGAGAGAATTTTCCACCCGTTCCGCCGACTAGCGGATGCAAATATGTACGATACGTTTGGTCTTATCTTTGAAATTGATTATGCAAACCATCCAATTTGCACAGCGTCATTCGTCGTCCCCCGTTTTCGGAaaacaaatgtcaaaatatcGCGTGTTGCGCGGATCTATACCTTGACAGTAGCGGGTAGCCGGTAGCagctataatattattataattgtgtaACAAGATGCGCAAAATGTAAGGCATcgcgattaaattaataattggtCGTATCGTACAAAGCAAACCTAGGCTTGCATGAAATTTAAAGTTCCATGAAACGAACCGAAATTTCTCCCGACCCTACTAGATTGCAAGCGTAATAAGATTCTTGGCCGAATTCGCGGAGCTCTGGAAATATCGCGCAAAATATCCGGCTGCTTGCATGCAATCATCCACTCAATTACATACcatctcgcgcgcgcgagagggggagagagagagagagagagagattgattCAAACAATCGAGCGCCTCCGTTGCGATAAAGCCAGAACGGAGACTCTGATACGATCGCGATTTCGGACGAATATAATAGATTGAAGCCGCGGACGCGGAATGTAGGATATTATTTCCCGGCCAATTTCCAATTTCGCCAAGAGCCGCCTTACTTTACGTATACATGACACATACCAACGTATGTCTGCGAAATGATTTTTCTCCCCTCTTCAGTGGATGTTGGCGATAAATTACTCGCCGGAATGATTAATGTTTTATCCGCTCGTGTGTCGAAATTAACGCGAGTATATAAATGCGGATAGAGTAACCGTGAAAAATATCCTTAATGACGGGTGTAAAACCGCCAAATGCGATAGATGCTTC contains the following coding sequences:
- the LOC140666412 gene encoding uncharacterized protein isoform X2; the encoded protein is MKTSMENHQLSWVALFMTALYSLLASCRGEECGHEELVRCARPLERISSNDLSLVVTKKEELNKLCPDLEAGMKCITRYTINCMKEKQREHFNSLYTGTNKAIMELCHDGPYQDEFLKHAPCMQKVKAEYEMCYKTYQKTTLEMEKASNRTIATQEDLKSLCCAFTEYLECSHHTVRRQCGDDTARFTKDFLDRMSTSLLKAHCASYTHEECAMLNGSSTPNLSAIMPMTLILLMRYFT